Proteins from a genomic interval of Actinoalloteichus hymeniacidonis:
- a CDS encoding sugar ABC transporter ATP-binding protein — MAEPDDVAVGPPPPLSLRGVGKSYGAVTALDGVELDLLAGEVHALMGENGAGKSTLVKMLAGVHEPDSGELLLDGVAHPLTGTAEARATGIAVIYQEPTLFPDLSVAENIFMGRQPTTRFGRIDHRAMRAACAALFDRLGVRLDPDRPARGLSIADQQMVEIAKALSFDVRVLVMDEPTSALSGVEVERLFGVVRALRDAGAAVLFISHRFDEVFDLCDRITVLRDGRWVSCDAIGDLTVDTVIRRMVGREVSSLFPKTEAPLREIALEVEGLSRAGVFHDVDFHVRGGEIVALAGLVGAGRSEVVRAVFGIDRYDSGSVRVAGKPLRPGNPAAAMAAGIALVPEDRRQQGLVMELSVQRNATLTRLWNLARFGWLSGRSEREHATEWSRRLQVKAEHITDAVSTLSGGNQQKVVLAKWLATDPAVLIVDEPTRGIDVGTKSEVHRLLSELAGEGMAVIMVSSELPEVLGMADRVLVMHEGRLVADIPRARADENSVMAAATGGQDRR, encoded by the coding sequence ATGGCTGAGCCCGACGATGTCGCCGTGGGGCCGCCCCCGCCGCTGTCTCTTCGCGGCGTCGGCAAGTCCTATGGCGCGGTCACGGCGCTGGACGGCGTCGAGCTCGATCTGCTCGCGGGCGAGGTGCACGCCTTGATGGGCGAGAACGGCGCGGGCAAGTCGACGCTGGTCAAGATGCTTGCGGGCGTGCACGAGCCCGACAGCGGCGAGCTGTTACTCGACGGCGTCGCCCATCCGCTCACCGGCACGGCCGAGGCGCGTGCGACGGGAATCGCGGTCATCTACCAGGAGCCGACGCTCTTCCCCGATCTGTCGGTCGCCGAGAACATCTTCATGGGCCGCCAGCCCACCACCCGTTTCGGGCGGATCGACCACCGCGCGATGCGCGCGGCCTGCGCCGCACTGTTCGACCGCCTCGGCGTGCGACTCGACCCGGACCGGCCCGCGCGCGGCCTGTCGATCGCCGATCAGCAGATGGTGGAGATCGCCAAGGCGCTCTCCTTCGACGTTCGAGTGCTGGTGATGGACGAGCCGACCTCGGCGCTGTCCGGGGTCGAGGTGGAACGGCTGTTCGGCGTGGTCCGGGCGCTGCGGGATGCGGGCGCTGCCGTGCTGTTCATCTCGCACCGCTTCGACGAGGTCTTCGACCTGTGCGACCGGATCACCGTGCTCCGCGACGGCCGATGGGTCTCCTGCGACGCCATCGGCGATCTCACCGTCGACACGGTCATCCGTCGGATGGTCGGCCGCGAGGTCTCCAGCCTCTTCCCCAAGACGGAGGCGCCGCTGCGTGAGATCGCCCTGGAGGTCGAGGGCCTGAGCCGCGCCGGTGTCTTCCATGACGTCGACTTCCACGTCCGGGGCGGCGAGATCGTCGCGCTGGCCGGGCTGGTCGGCGCAGGCCGCAGCGAGGTGGTGCGGGCCGTGTTCGGCATCGACCGCTACGACTCCGGATCGGTCCGGGTGGCGGGCAAGCCCCTGCGACCGGGGAACCCGGCGGCGGCGATGGCGGCAGGCATCGCGCTGGTGCCGGAGGACCGACGCCAGCAGGGGCTGGTGATGGAGCTGTCGGTGCAGCGCAACGCCACCCTGACCCGGTTATGGAACCTGGCCCGCTTCGGCTGGTTGTCCGGCCGCAGCGAACGGGAACACGCCACCGAGTGGTCCCGCAGGCTCCAGGTCAAGGCCGAGCACATCACCGACGCCGTCTCGACGCTGTCCGGCGGCAACCAGCAGAAGGTGGTGCTGGCCAAATGGTTGGCCACCGACCCGGCCGTGCTGATCGTCGACGAGCCGACCAGGGGAATCGACGTCGGCACGAAATCCGAGGTACACCGCCTGCTGTCCGAGTTGGCCGGAGAGGGAATGGCCGTGATCATGGTGTCCAGCGAACTCCCGGAGGTGCTCGGCATGGCCGATCGGGTGCTGGTGATGCACGAGGGGCGGCTGGTCGCCGATATCCCCCGTGCCCGCGCCGATGAGAACAGCGTGATGGCGGCGGCGACCGGCGGGCAGGACCGGCGGTGA
- a CDS encoding ABC transporter permease, whose protein sequence is MGVLLALALLLAATLTVNPRFLTGQSLRDLLLGASILVVLAAGQAMVIITRNVDLSVGSVLGLSAYATGTLLVVAPGIPLPLVVLFGMLVGAACGLFNGAVVAVARVPSLVVTLGTMYMFRGLDSIWAASSGRLQINAADLPAGFASAGTTAFLGIPILAIGAILVVLAVGDFLRSYRSGRELYAIGSDGVAAGLSGIPVGRRTLTAFVVNGMLAGLGGVMYAARFGTLDATAGTGLELQVVAAVVIGGVAITGGSGSVWGAAIGAVLLTVIGAALPQLGVSAFWQQASIGALILLAIGLDRALALRTARRLRRWDTHAS, encoded by the coding sequence ATGGGCGTACTCCTCGCCCTGGCGCTGTTGTTGGCGGCCACCCTCACCGTCAACCCGAGGTTCCTGACCGGACAGAGCCTGCGTGACCTGCTGCTGGGCGCGTCGATCCTGGTGGTCCTGGCCGCCGGGCAGGCCATGGTGATCATCACCAGGAACGTCGATCTCTCGGTCGGCTCGGTGCTGGGCTTATCGGCCTACGCCACCGGCACACTCTTGGTGGTGGCACCGGGGATCCCGTTGCCGCTGGTGGTGCTGTTCGGGATGCTCGTCGGTGCCGCCTGTGGGCTGTTCAACGGTGCGGTCGTCGCCGTGGCCAGGGTGCCGTCGCTGGTGGTCACCCTCGGCACCATGTACATGTTCCGGGGGCTCGACTCGATCTGGGCCGCCTCCTCCGGACGCCTGCAGATCAACGCCGCCGACCTGCCCGCAGGCTTCGCCTCGGCCGGGACCACGGCATTTCTGGGCATCCCGATCCTCGCGATCGGCGCCATCCTCGTGGTACTCGCGGTCGGCGATTTCCTGCGCTCCTACCGCAGCGGCCGGGAGCTGTATGCGATCGGCTCCGACGGCGTCGCGGCCGGGCTGTCCGGCATCCCGGTCGGCCGCCGCACCCTGACCGCCTTCGTGGTCAACGGGATGCTCGCCGGATTGGGCGGAGTCATGTACGCCGCCAGATTCGGCACCCTCGACGCGACCGCCGGGACCGGGCTGGAACTCCAGGTGGTCGCGGCCGTGGTCATCGGTGGCGTCGCCATCACCGGCGGCAGCGGCAGTGTGTGGGGCGCCGCGATCGGTGCTGTCCTGCTCACCGTCATCGGCGCCGCCCTGCCGCAGCTGGGTGTGAGCGCGTTCTGGCAACAGGCGTCG
- a CDS encoding 5-(carboxyamino)imidazole ribonucleotide synthase produces MDKGSMPVVGMIGGGQLARMTHQAAIPLGQSLRVLAVSPDDPAALVAPGVSYGSHTDPEALRGFASECDVVTFDHEQVPGEYLRALEAEGFTVRPGSAALIHAQDKLVMRTRLRELGLPAPAFSEVQTPDDLIRFGEEHGFPCVVKATRGGYDGRGVWMPADADEARKLAEELLAAGTPLMVEQKVRMRRELAAVVARSPFGQGAAWPVVETVQQDGICVEVHAPAPGLDSATAAHAQQIAFRIAEELGVVGVLAVELFELASDGETDTAPRLAINELAMRPHNSGHWTIEGARTSQFEQHLRAVLDYPLGNTDLVAPAAVMANVLGAPEQPTMSVDERLHHLYARFPDVRVHLYGKSERPGRKVGHVTMLGEDVELIAPRARLAAHWLSHAVWTDGYDIHGGQQR; encoded by the coding sequence GCAGCGATCCCGCTCGGCCAGTCGCTCCGGGTTCTGGCGGTCAGCCCCGACGACCCGGCGGCCCTGGTCGCGCCGGGGGTGTCCTACGGCTCGCACACCGATCCCGAGGCGCTACGCGGTTTCGCTTCCGAGTGCGACGTCGTGACCTTCGACCACGAGCAGGTGCCCGGCGAGTACCTGCGCGCCCTGGAGGCCGAGGGCTTCACCGTCCGACCGGGTTCGGCCGCGCTGATCCACGCACAGGACAAGCTCGTGATGCGCACCAGGCTGCGGGAACTGGGGCTGCCCGCGCCCGCGTTCTCCGAGGTGCAGACCCCCGATGACCTGATTCGATTCGGCGAGGAACACGGATTTCCCTGCGTGGTCAAGGCCACCAGGGGCGGCTATGACGGCCGAGGGGTCTGGATGCCCGCCGACGCCGACGAGGCTCGCAAGCTGGCCGAGGAGCTGCTTGCCGCGGGCACGCCGTTGATGGTGGAGCAGAAGGTCCGGATGCGCCGCGAGCTGGCGGCCGTCGTCGCCCGGTCGCCGTTCGGCCAGGGCGCCGCCTGGCCGGTGGTGGAGACGGTGCAGCAGGACGGGATCTGCGTCGAGGTGCACGCGCCCGCGCCGGGACTGGACTCCGCGACGGCCGCGCACGCCCAACAGATCGCGTTCCGGATCGCCGAGGAGCTCGGCGTGGTTGGGGTGCTGGCGGTGGAGCTGTTCGAGCTCGCGTCCGACGGGGAGACCGACACCGCGCCGCGATTGGCCATCAACGAGCTCGCGATGCGGCCGCACAACTCCGGTCACTGGACCATCGAGGGCGCCAGGACCTCGCAGTTCGAGCAGCATCTGCGTGCCGTGCTGGACTATCCGCTCGGCAACACCGATCTGGTGGCGCCCGCTGCGGTGATGGCGAACGTGTTGGGCGCGCCCGAGCAGCCCACGATGTCGGTCGACGAACGACTGCATCACCTCTACGCGCGGTTCCCGGACGTCCGAGTGCATCTGTACGGCAAGTCGGAGCGGCCGGGCCGCAAGGTCGGGCATGTCACGATGCTGGGCGAGGACGTGGAACTCATCGCGCCCCGCGCGCGACTGGCCGCTCACTGGCTGTCGCACGCGGTATGGACCGACGGCTACGACATCCATGGAGGACAACAGCGGTGA
- a CDS encoding RNA-binding domain-containing protein, whose translation MTSLKATLDAILAGRSAAKCETDVLDFKEEKSNFKEACADLADAAVCFANARGGTIIVGVADSLSGSAAFTGCTLDASILRSRIHQLTVPSLLVEIEELWYAETRLLRIQVPAGLEVYSTTKGYSYQRINTDCVPMRPADITRLMEERQGFDWSATSSRRSIEDIDPLAMRLCRRLLAASSDSARQRYAKFNAIDLLNAMKLIGPDDHLTHAGEILLCSPIPRAPQEVIIYQHKRSRGGEADAILRLETPLLFAFDEVMQAIRARQGITPVTLANGQQLQIEDYPSAAIREALVNALVHGDWRTRVPVRIEHSPQHIRISSPGPLVSGVTVRNILTRGSRARFPSLAAAFRLLGLAEDAGQGVDRMYREMIRSGRDVPQIIDDREEVTVLFQGKTPKTRVTKFLATLSPDEQQDTDTLLIIHLLCEKKNVKASLVAEYIQRTPEEAQDSLRRLASEPIAILEPTRATMNRKHPSYRLRADAITLLGSAISYHQRAVDDIDKKIIEHLKDYGEVNNRTIQRLFDVDVYQARDILRSLVERKVIERSSTQRRGVAVKYSPGSEFPRKKSQRRKQTEPE comes from the coding sequence GTGACCTCACTGAAAGCCACCCTCGATGCCATCCTCGCTGGTAGGTCGGCGGCCAAATGCGAAACCGACGTACTCGATTTCAAGGAAGAGAAGTCCAACTTCAAAGAAGCCTGCGCAGACTTGGCCGATGCGGCCGTGTGCTTCGCCAATGCTCGCGGCGGCACCATCATCGTCGGGGTGGCCGACTCACTGTCGGGTAGCGCCGCCTTCACCGGGTGCACGTTGGACGCGTCGATCTTGAGGTCCCGGATACATCAACTCACCGTGCCTTCGCTCCTAGTCGAGATCGAGGAGCTGTGGTACGCGGAGACGAGGCTGTTGCGCATCCAGGTGCCCGCTGGACTGGAGGTGTATTCAACAACCAAGGGATACAGTTATCAGCGGATCAATACCGACTGTGTTCCCATGCGACCAGCGGATATCACCAGACTCATGGAAGAACGGCAAGGTTTCGACTGGTCGGCGACTTCGAGCAGACGCTCTATTGAGGACATCGACCCGCTGGCGATGCGGCTCTGCCGCCGCCTTCTCGCAGCTTCCAGCGATAGCGCAAGGCAGCGATACGCCAAGTTCAACGCTATCGACCTACTCAATGCAATGAAGCTGATCGGCCCCGATGACCACTTGACTCACGCTGGCGAAATCTTGCTATGCAGCCCGATACCGAGGGCACCCCAAGAGGTCATCATCTACCAGCACAAGAGGTCCCGAGGCGGCGAAGCAGACGCTATTCTTCGGCTGGAAACTCCACTCTTGTTTGCCTTTGATGAAGTAATGCAAGCGATCCGGGCCAGGCAGGGCATCACCCCGGTCACTCTGGCCAATGGGCAACAACTCCAGATTGAAGATTACCCCTCCGCCGCGATCCGTGAGGCGTTGGTCAACGCCCTGGTACACGGAGATTGGCGGACCCGGGTGCCCGTTCGGATCGAACATTCGCCGCAACATATTCGCATCAGTTCCCCCGGACCACTGGTTTCGGGCGTTACTGTCCGGAACATCCTCACGCGCGGGTCCCGAGCCCGTTTCCCGAGCCTTGCAGCGGCGTTCCGCTTGCTCGGCCTAGCTGAAGACGCTGGTCAGGGCGTTGACCGGATGTACCGGGAGATGATCCGCTCCGGGCGTGATGTACCTCAGATCATCGACGATCGCGAGGAGGTCACCGTACTCTTTCAAGGAAAAACACCGAAGACACGAGTGACGAAATTTCTGGCGACACTATCCCCCGATGAACAACAGGACACGGACACTCTGCTCATCATCCACCTACTTTGCGAGAAGAAAAACGTCAAAGCCAGCTTGGTGGCAGAATATATCCAGCGCACTCCAGAAGAAGCGCAAGATTCGCTGCGGAGGCTAGCTAGTGAGCCCATTGCAATCTTGGAGCCAACGCGTGCCACAATGAATCGAAAGCATCCGAGTTATCGACTCCGCGCCGATGCGATCACCCTACTCGGCAGTGCAATATCTTATCACCAGCGCGCCGTCGACGACATCGACAAGAAGATTATCGAGCACCTTAAAGATTACGGCGAGGTCAACAACCGGACTATTCAACGACTTTTCGACGTTGACGTCTACCAAGCACGAGACATTCTACGCAGCCTGGTAGAGCGAAAGGTGATCGAGCGCAGCTCGACACAGCGACGAGGAGTCGCCGTCAAATATTCCCCCGGTTCGGAATTCCCAAGAAAGAAAAGCCAGCGACGCAAGCAGACCGAACCGGAATGA
- the purE gene encoding 5-(carboxyamino)imidazole ribonucleotide mutase yields MGSDSDWPVMSAAATALAEFDVAHEVAVISAHRTPQRMLDYAQTAVDRGIRVIIAGAGGAAHLPGMVASATVLPVIGVPVPLKYLDGMDSLLSIVQMPAGVPVATVSVGGARNAGLLAVRTLAAGSDESALRLRKAMADFQADLERLVLDKDAALQERHAAG; encoded by the coding sequence ATGGGCAGCGACTCGGACTGGCCGGTGATGTCGGCTGCGGCTACCGCGTTGGCCGAGTTCGACGTCGCCCACGAGGTCGCGGTGATCTCCGCCCATCGGACTCCGCAGCGGATGCTGGATTACGCCCAGACCGCCGTGGATCGGGGAATCCGGGTGATCATCGCGGGTGCGGGCGGCGCGGCACACCTGCCCGGCATGGTCGCCTCGGCGACCGTGCTGCCGGTCATCGGTGTCCCGGTCCCGCTGAAATACCTCGACGGAATGGACTCGCTGCTGTCGATCGTGCAGATGCCCGCCGGGGTTCCGGTGGCGACGGTGTCGGTCGGCGGCGCACGCAACGCGGGACTGCTGGCGGTGCGCACCCTCGCCGCCGGTAGCGACGAGTCGGCACTGCGGTTGCGCAAGGCCATGGCGGATTTCCAGGCCGATCTGGAACGCCTGGTGTTGGACAAGGACGCCGCGCTGCAGGAGCGCCACGCCGCAGGTTGA
- a CDS encoding acyl-CoA dehydrogenase — MNSGFGTYQLADEHEALREAVRALAEKEIAPHAAEVDEQSRFPKEALDALTKADLHAVHLPEEYDGQGADSVATCIVIEEVARVCASSSLIPAVNKLGSMPILLSGSAELKQQVLPSIASGEAMISYALSEREAGSDTASMRTRARLDGDHWVLNGTKCWITNAGESSWYTVMAVTDPDAAKKSDGISAFVVHADDPGFEVGSKERKLGIKGSPTREIHFADCTIPADRIIGEPGTGLKTALRTLDHTRPTIGAQALGIAQGALDASIAYVKDRKQFGKSIGDFQGVQFMLADMAMKIEAARHLVYVSAARAERGEANLGFVSAAAKCFASDVAMEVTTDAVQLFGGAGYTTDFPVERMMRDAKITQIYEGTNQIQRMVMARNLLKG, encoded by the coding sequence GTGAACTCAGGCTTCGGTACCTACCAGCTCGCGGACGAGCACGAAGCACTACGTGAGGCGGTCCGGGCGCTCGCCGAGAAGGAGATCGCCCCGCACGCCGCCGAGGTCGACGAGCAGTCCCGTTTCCCGAAGGAGGCGCTGGACGCGCTGACCAAGGCAGACCTGCACGCGGTCCACCTGCCGGAGGAGTACGACGGCCAGGGCGCCGATTCGGTCGCGACCTGCATCGTCATCGAGGAGGTCGCCCGAGTCTGTGCCTCCTCCTCGCTGATCCCCGCCGTGAACAAGCTGGGCTCGATGCCCATCCTGCTGTCGGGCTCGGCGGAGCTGAAACAGCAGGTGCTGCCCTCGATCGCCTCGGGCGAGGCGATGATCTCCTACGCCCTGTCCGAACGCGAGGCCGGTTCCGACACGGCGTCCATGCGGACCAGGGCCCGGCTCGACGGCGATCACTGGGTCCTCAACGGCACCAAGTGCTGGATCACCAACGCGGGCGAGTCCTCCTGGTACACGGTGATGGCGGTCACCGACCCCGACGCCGCCAAGAAGTCCGACGGGATCTCCGCCTTCGTCGTTCACGCCGACGACCCGGGTTTCGAGGTCGGTTCCAAGGAGCGCAAGCTCGGCATCAAGGGCTCGCCCACCCGTGAGATCCACTTCGCCGACTGCACCATCCCGGCCGACCGCATCATCGGCGAACCCGGCACCGGGCTGAAGACCGCGCTGCGAACACTGGACCACACCCGGCCCACCATCGGCGCGCAGGCACTCGGCATCGCCCAGGGCGCCCTCGACGCGTCGATCGCCTACGTCAAGGACCGCAAGCAGTTCGGTAAGTCCATCGGCGACTTCCAGGGCGTGCAGTTCATGCTCGCCGACATGGCGATGAAGATCGAGGCCGCCCGTCACCTGGTCTACGTCTCGGCGGCCCGCGCCGAACGCGGCGAGGCCAACCTCGGCTTCGTCTCGGCCGCCGCGAAGTGCTTCGCCTCCGACGTCGCGATGGAGGTCACCACCGACGCCGTCCAGCTCTTCGGCGGCGCGGGCTACACCACGGACTTCCCAGTCGAACGCATGATGCGTGACGCGAAGATCACCCAGATCTACGAGGGCACCAACCAGATCCAGCGCATGGTGATGGCCCGCAACCTGCTCAAGGGCTGA
- a CDS encoding RtcB family protein: protein MHTEILGERVPIRVWADPAQIEDQALQQLRNVANLPWLHGLAVMPDVHFGKGATVGSVIAMRDAVSPAAVGVDIGCGMSAVRTSLFDRDLPDDLAVLRSRIEAAVPVGFGLHKNPVDPARVPGTGGWDRFWSGFDQLHEGVQDRRSRAAKQIGTLGGGNHFIEVCLEQGGLDAGRVWLMLHSGSRNIGKELAERHVRIAQSLSHNKNLVDRDLAVFLTGTSEMDAYRRDLYWAQEYALRNRATMMALVKKALSDTVPGTRFDPEISCHHNYVAEERYDGVDVLVTRKGAIRAGSGDLGIIPGSMGTGSYIVRGLGNDASFQSASHGAGRRMSRNKAKQLYTAADLAAQTQGVECRKDRGVVDEIPAAYKDINEVIKAQQDLVKVVAHLKQVVCVKG from the coding sequence ATGCACACCGAGATTCTCGGCGAGCGCGTACCCATCCGGGTCTGGGCGGATCCTGCCCAGATCGAAGATCAAGCCCTTCAGCAGCTGCGCAATGTCGCCAATCTGCCCTGGTTGCACGGCCTGGCCGTGATGCCGGATGTGCACTTCGGCAAGGGCGCCACCGTGGGAAGCGTCATCGCGATGCGCGACGCCGTCTCACCTGCGGCGGTCGGCGTCGACATCGGTTGCGGCATGTCCGCCGTCCGGACCTCGCTGTTCGACCGCGACCTTCCCGATGACCTGGCCGTACTGCGGTCCCGGATCGAGGCAGCCGTCCCGGTGGGGTTCGGGCTGCACAAGAACCCGGTGGACCCGGCCAGGGTGCCCGGTACCGGCGGCTGGGATCGCTTCTGGTCCGGTTTCGACCAGCTACACGAGGGCGTGCAGGATCGGCGGAGCCGGGCGGCGAAGCAGATCGGCACCCTCGGCGGCGGAAACCACTTCATCGAGGTCTGCCTGGAGCAGGGCGGCCTCGACGCCGGACGGGTGTGGCTGATGCTGCATTCCGGCTCCCGCAACATCGGCAAGGAACTGGCCGAGCGGCACGTGCGGATCGCACAGTCCCTCTCGCACAACAAGAACCTTGTCGACCGCGACCTGGCGGTGTTCTTGACGGGCACCTCGGAGATGGACGCCTACCGGCGGGATCTCTACTGGGCGCAGGAGTACGCGCTGCGTAACCGGGCCACGATGATGGCGCTGGTCAAGAAGGCGTTGTCGGACACGGTGCCGGGTACCCGCTTCGATCCGGAGATCTCCTGTCACCACAACTACGTGGCCGAGGAGCGGTACGACGGCGTCGACGTCCTGGTGACCAGGAAGGGCGCGATCCGCGCCGGCTCCGGCGACCTGGGGATCATCCCGGGCAGCATGGGAACCGGTTCCTACATCGTGCGTGGTCTGGGCAACGACGCGTCGTTCCAGTCGGCTTCGCACGGCGCGGGGCGGCGGATGTCGCGGAACAAGGCCAAGCAGCTCTACACGGCGGCCGACCTCGCGGCGCAGACCCAGGGTGTGGAGTGCCGGAAGGACCGGGGCGTGGTCGACGAGATCCCTGCGGCGTACAAGGACATCAACGAGGTCATCAAGGCGCAGCAGGATCTGGTGAAGGTGGTCGCTCACCTGAAGCAGGTGGTCTGCGTCAAGGGCTGA